One window from the genome of Magnolia sinica isolate HGM2019 chromosome 4, MsV1, whole genome shotgun sequence encodes:
- the LOC131242738 gene encoding single-stranded DNA-binding protein WHY2, mitochondrial isoform X2 produces the protein MMKNFSRFILYRRTLGYNLSVEKANNNKHGLWFHNLTSRAVSTARKDLATDGSYSVRTSADYSIFKGKAALVLEPLLPKFKEITSGLFRVDKRGSVMLKFMPAIGQRKYDWEKRQVFALSATELGSLMSLGPGDSCEFFHDPSKNTSLEGQVRKTLSVAPMSDDGGYFFSLSVAQSNLKTNERLSVPVSKAEFAVMRTSFA, from the exons GAGAACTCTGGGTTACAATCTATCAGTGGAGAAAGCTAATAATAACAAACATGGTCTATGGTTCCATAACCTTACATCCCGTGCTGTTTCAACTGCTAGAAAGGATTTGGCGACTGATG GGAGTTACTCGGTCAGAACATCTGCTGATTATTCAATTTTCAAGGGAAAAGCTGCACTCGTTTTGGAACCACTGCTTCCAAAGTTCAAAGAGATAACT TCTGGGCTTTTCCGAGTTGATAAGAGGGGCTCGGTGATGCTGAAATTCATGCCTGCTATTGGCCAACGCAAGTATGATTGGGAGAAGAGGCAG GTCTTTGCTTTATCAGCCACAGAGCTTGGATCTTTGATGAGCCTAGGTCCTGGCGATTCTTGCGAATTTTTCCATGACCCTTCAAAGAATACAAG CCTGGAAGGTCAAGTGAGAAAGACCTTATCGGTCGCACCAATGTCAGATGATGGTGGCTATTTCTTTAGTTTGA GTGTTGCCCAATCCAACCTGAAAACCAACGAACGTCTTTCTGTTCCTGTATCAAAGGCCGAATTTGCGGTGATGCGCACATCTTTTGCT